A genomic region of Phycisphaerae bacterium contains the following coding sequences:
- a CDS encoding MFS transporter, with protein MKPLACVSNRASNCETGTVRTVLLRLIPFIVILYVFNYLDRVNVSFAKLEMKDDLGFSESVYGLGAGIFFISYFLFEIPSNLIMQRVGARLWLARIMITWGLISSAMMFVRGPYSFYTLRFLLGAAEAGFAPGILLYLTYWLPVRHQAKAVAWFLTSTAIAGAVGSPLAGLLLKLDGTAVLGRALAGWQWLFLLEGIPSVLGGFAILLLLPNRPEQVKWLSPEQQRWLNSQVRADRERLKSIGHTSFFRAFRSPTFLMLNIIYFTLMFGFQGINFWLPTIVKQVTASRDNLHVGLIASVPYFTAMIAMVLIGRHSDRFGERRRHVALCAGGGALGFMLCAMTDQPVAGIVAMALAASAIWSTLGPFWAMPPAFLAGTAAAAGIAMINSIGNLGGFVGPYLIGVTVDQTRNYKAGLFVAATSLLVGAVLTLLLNRVREQHHVSLKEEPDS; from the coding sequence ATGAAGCCCCTGGCCTGCGTATCAAACCGCGCGTCCAACTGCGAGACCGGGACCGTCAGAACGGTCCTGCTGCGGCTGATTCCCTTCATCGTCATCCTCTACGTGTTCAACTATCTCGATCGCGTCAACGTCTCCTTCGCCAAACTGGAAATGAAGGACGACCTGGGCTTCAGCGAAAGCGTATATGGTCTGGGCGCGGGCATCTTCTTTATCAGCTATTTCCTGTTCGAGATACCCAGCAACCTGATCATGCAACGCGTCGGGGCGAGGCTGTGGCTGGCTCGAATCATGATCACATGGGGATTGATCTCGTCGGCCATGATGTTTGTACGCGGCCCGTACAGCTTCTACACGCTCCGATTCCTGCTTGGGGCGGCCGAGGCCGGGTTTGCCCCGGGTATTCTGCTGTATCTGACCTATTGGTTGCCGGTCCGACATCAGGCCAAGGCGGTGGCATGGTTTCTGACTTCGACGGCCATCGCCGGGGCCGTTGGTTCGCCGCTGGCCGGGTTGCTGCTCAAGTTGGACGGGACTGCCGTCTTGGGCCGCGCGTTGGCCGGCTGGCAGTGGCTGTTTCTGCTGGAGGGCATCCCGAGCGTCCTTGGCGGGTTCGCCATCCTGCTGCTGCTGCCCAACCGTCCCGAACAGGTCAAGTGGCTCAGTCCGGAACAGCAGCGTTGGCTCAACAGTCAAGTCCGAGCCGACCGCGAGAGGCTCAAGAGCATCGGTCACACCTCGTTCTTCAGGGCGTTCCGCAGTCCAACGTTTCTGATGCTCAACATCATCTATTTCACCCTGATGTTCGGCTTCCAGGGCATCAACTTCTGGCTGCCCACCATCGTCAAACAGGTCACCGCCTCTCGCGACAATCTCCACGTCGGCCTGATTGCGTCCGTCCCGTATTTCACAGCGATGATCGCCATGGTGCTCATCGGGCGACATTCTGACCGCTTCGGGGAGCGACGCCGGCACGTGGCCCTCTGCGCGGGCGGCGGAGCGCTTGGCTTCATGCTGTGTGCGATGACCGATCAGCCGGTGGCGGGCATTGTGGCAATGGCTTTGGCCGCATCGGCGATCTGGAGCACGCTCGGTCCGTTCTGGGCAATGCCGCCGGCCTTTCTGGCCGGAACGGCGGCCGCCGCCGGCATCGCGATGATCAACTCCATCGGCAACCTGGGCGGATTTGTGGGCCCGTATCTCATCGGGGTGACCGTCGACCAAACAAGGAACTACAAGGCCGGTCTATTTGTGGCCGCGACCTCGCTGCTGGTGGGCGCGGTGTTGACCCTGCTGTTGAATCGCGTGAGAGAACAACACCACGTATCGTTGAAGGAGGAACCCGATTCATGA
- a CDS encoding GDSL-type esterase/lipase family protein, with amino-acid sequence MIREKHHRRCLAIVLLSLGASYGLVITVRAALPETRPAAAQDKWVKHYHDRVELFKKENAAAKNIVMVGSSHIEGFDAARLLPGRRVVNRGIASDRIGLTDRGILHRLDSSVFDCNPGFIILENGVNDLGELQRNGTPTIEEIDACYRKVVKTIRDRLPDVPLVIVGLFPTRDRFDQLTPGIREFNKRLAKIAADHNCSFMDVFKPLADEQNLLRKEYSRDGLHLNEAGYKVWAKMIEEILPPLNPAPRFSNESEQERS; translated from the coding sequence ATGATCCGAGAGAAGCATCACAGGCGCTGCCTGGCGATCGTTCTTCTGTCGCTCGGCGCATCATACGGGCTGGTGATTACGGTTCGCGCGGCCCTTCCTGAAACCCGGCCGGCGGCCGCTCAAGACAAGTGGGTCAAGCATTACCATGACCGCGTTGAGTTATTCAAGAAGGAAAACGCCGCAGCGAAAAACATCGTCATGGTGGGATCGTCGCACATCGAAGGCTTTGATGCGGCCAGGCTGCTTCCCGGCCGTCGAGTGGTCAACCGCGGTATTGCCTCGGACCGGATCGGCCTTACCGATCGCGGCATCCTCCACCGCCTCGACAGTTCCGTATTCGACTGCAATCCCGGTTTCATCATTCTGGAAAACGGTGTGAACGATCTTGGCGAACTGCAGCGAAACGGCACACCAACTATCGAGGAAATCGACGCGTGCTACCGGAAGGTGGTCAAGACGATCCGTGACCGGCTGCCGGACGTGCCGCTGGTGATCGTCGGACTGTTTCCCACCCGCGACCGGTTCGACCAGCTCACACCCGGCATCCGGGAATTCAACAAGCGGCTGGCCAAGATTGCCGCGGACCATAACTGCTCGTTCATGGACGTCTTCAAGCCGCTGGCCGATGAGCAGAACCTGCTTCGCAAGGAGTATTCGCGTGACGGCCTGCACCTCAACGAGGCGGGGTACAAGGTCTGGGCCAAGATGATCGAGGAGATCCTCCCGCCGCTGAATCCCGCCCCACGTTTTTCAAACGAATCTGAGCAGGAACGTTCTTGA
- the murI gene encoding glutamate racemase, translating into MNDRPIGVFDSGLGGLTVVRALQEQLPNETVIYFGDTARVPYGTKSSETVLTFAEQDCSFLLRFDPKLVIVACNTASALALDYLKEKMPVPVLGVVEPGAAEAVRRCQGRGIAVLATEATVASNAYAKAIAALAPNIPVAQQRCPSLVALIEEGRTWDDPIMTMLVAEYLEGVKDLDPAVVVLGCTHYPLVAKAVAKQMPHATVVDSAGATALAARDLLVREEAMSDASAPGRLRCYVSDNPQRFREVGGRFLNKPIRDVTSVTPEQFFLEQVLETAGSMT; encoded by the coding sequence ATGAATGATCGTCCCATCGGGGTGTTTGATTCCGGTCTGGGCGGACTGACCGTCGTCCGGGCGCTGCAGGAACAGCTCCCCAACGAAACCGTCATCTACTTCGGCGACACCGCCCGGGTGCCATACGGAACCAAGTCGTCCGAGACCGTTCTGACCTTCGCCGAGCAGGATTGCAGTTTTCTACTGCGGTTCGACCCGAAGCTGGTCATCGTGGCCTGCAACACGGCCAGCGCCCTGGCCCTCGACTACCTTAAAGAAAAAATGCCCGTCCCGGTTCTGGGCGTGGTGGAGCCCGGAGCCGCAGAGGCCGTTCGCAGATGCCAGGGACGCGGCATCGCCGTCTTAGCCACCGAGGCCACCGTGGCATCCAATGCCTACGCCAAGGCCATTGCCGCCTTGGCCCCCAACATCCCGGTCGCACAGCAACGATGCCCCAGCCTGGTGGCCCTGATCGAAGAGGGCCGCACCTGGGACGACCCCATCATGACCATGCTCGTAGCCGAGTACCTCGAGGGCGTCAAAGATCTTGACCCCGCCGTGGTCGTCCTCGGCTGCACGCACTATCCTCTTGTGGCAAAAGCAGTTGCGAAACAGATGCCCCATGCCACTGTGGTCGATTCGGCCGGCGCTACCGCCTTGGCCGCCCGTGACCTGCTGGTTCGCGAGGAGGCTATGAGTGATGCGTCAGCCCCCGGGCGTCTGCGGTGTTACGTCAGCGACAACCCTCAGCGCTTCCGCGAAGTCGGCGGCCGTTTCCTGAACAAACCCATCCGGGACGTGACTTCGGTCACGCCGGAACAGTTTTTTCTCGAACAGGTCCTGGAGACTGCGGGGTCAATGACGTGA
- a CDS encoding outer membrane beta-barrel protein: MNSNDIRLVLSVLVLLSAIGGLQMAVAADPEAIRMDPAQLVSDTLEPAVARPLGGGEQGIPETQPASADWPPGLMMDGLDAISLGRPMRDLGLRLYGHVEAGMTFELTGPGDKNTGLPLRGFDSRRPQNLRLNQLMLSLDRPVDTSKSFDVGGTFTFLYGTDARLTHSLGLLDKQNHEAQPDILQGYGELWFKTGDAGQGLDVIFGKWFTPAGFEVTPAPANYLYSRGYLFTFAQPVSHTGLKLTYFFDPDNYAYFGVVRGWDVFDDNNDGATFMGGFQLSSKQLMGDNPRSQLAVNVIAGPEQTGEGWPGNRVLVDVVWTWRWTEKLTQHINADYGFQDDVPEALGNRDVPGVRDSAWYGLGYWLNYTFNDYLSATGRAEWFTDNHGVRTGYRGTFFELTTGLSITPFPNDRILKNLSIRPEIRADWSANDAPFAESCQMTAGFDVVYKF; this comes from the coding sequence ATGAACTCAAACGACATACGGCTGGTTCTGTCGGTTTTGGTCCTGTTGTCGGCAATCGGCGGTCTTCAGATGGCGGTGGCCGCCGATCCGGAGGCGATCCGCATGGATCCGGCGCAGCTCGTTTCCGACACCCTCGAACCTGCGGTCGCACGCCCGCTGGGGGGCGGCGAACAGGGAATTCCCGAGACCCAGCCGGCCTCTGCGGACTGGCCTCCCGGTCTGATGATGGACGGCTTGGACGCCATCTCACTGGGCAGGCCGATGAGAGACCTGGGCCTGCGGCTTTACGGCCACGTGGAAGCCGGAATGACCTTTGAGTTGACCGGCCCGGGAGACAAGAACACCGGTCTCCCCCTGCGCGGCTTCGATTCCCGCCGGCCGCAGAACCTGCGCCTCAACCAGTTGATGCTCTCCCTCGACCGTCCTGTGGATACGAGCAAGAGCTTCGACGTGGGCGGGACGTTCACTTTCCTTTATGGCACCGATGCCAGACTGACCCATTCATTGGGGTTGCTTGACAAGCAGAACCACGAGGCTCAACCGGACATCTTGCAGGGTTATGGGGAGTTGTGGTTCAAGACCGGAGACGCGGGGCAGGGCCTCGATGTCATATTCGGCAAATGGTTTACACCCGCCGGCTTTGAAGTGACTCCCGCACCCGCTAATTATCTTTATTCTCGTGGTTACCTGTTCACATTTGCCCAACCGGTGTCACATACGGGACTGAAACTCACCTACTTCTTCGACCCGGACAACTACGCCTACTTCGGGGTGGTGCGCGGATGGGATGTCTTTGACGACAACAACGACGGTGCAACCTTCATGGGGGGGTTTCAGTTGTCCAGCAAGCAGCTCATGGGCGACAACCCTCGCTCGCAACTGGCGGTGAATGTCATCGCCGGGCCCGAGCAGACCGGAGAGGGCTGGCCAGGCAACCGGGTGCTCGTGGACGTCGTCTGGACCTGGAGGTGGACGGAGAAGCTGACCCAACACATCAATGCGGATTACGGATTCCAGGATGACGTCCCGGAGGCCTTGGGGAACCGCGACGTGCCGGGCGTGCGCGACTCGGCATGGTATGGGCTGGGGTATTGGTTGAATTACACGTTCAACGACTACCTCAGCGCCACTGGTCGGGCCGAGTGGTTCACCGACAACCATGGCGTAAGGACCGGTTATCGCGGCACGTTCTTCGAGCTGACCACCGGCCTGAGCATCACCCCGTTCCCCAATGATCGTATCCTGAAGAATCTGAGCATCCGCCCGGAGATCCGGGCCGACTGGTCGGCAAACGACGCACCATTTGCCGAGAGTTGCCAGATGACCGCTGGGTTCGACGTGGTCTACAAGTTCTGA
- a CDS encoding carbohydrate porin, giving the protein MARTLLASLVVLFVVPMVIAQPTTAPAGYGGSWTEWSKATGDWGGARTALADKGITLDWGITQIVQENMHGGADTNSAIKYSGSSSLELKLDTGKMGLWPGGTFVFHGEPRWGRGINRFVGSLMPANMDALMPGGDDSCEMTLSEFFYQQVLFEGKLVLLAGKLDGSRAFDTNMFANNEETQFMNVALRNYPMIPQFIPYTTLGIGIVFNPFEWWSIRTAVVDSDGSATRTGFDTAFHGDANTSVMHEWDFTVKPFGQLGHQRVAMITSCKDTPTYTGGMQNCNLAVLYNFDQYLWTESEGSDQGVGIFGRFGWADKDVNPVEYFYSLGVSAKGLIPTRDRDTCGLGWYFGNASNQLAPAGIVQESGIEMYYSIEVFPWLHISPDFQIICNPGGGNADTALVGGVRFQMDL; this is encoded by the coding sequence ATGGCGAGAACGCTTCTGGCATCATTAGTAGTCCTGTTTGTCGTCCCAATGGTCATCGCGCAACCCACCACTGCTCCGGCCGGCTACGGCGGAAGTTGGACCGAGTGGTCCAAGGCTACCGGCGATTGGGGCGGCGCCCGTACCGCCCTGGCTGACAAGGGAATTACCCTGGATTGGGGCATCACCCAGATCGTGCAGGAAAACATGCACGGTGGAGCGGATACGAACAGTGCCATCAAGTATTCTGGATCGAGTAGCCTTGAGTTGAAACTCGATACGGGCAAGATGGGTCTTTGGCCGGGCGGAACGTTTGTCTTTCACGGCGAGCCGCGGTGGGGCCGTGGGATCAACCGCTTTGTCGGCAGTCTGATGCCCGCCAACATGGATGCTCTCATGCCGGGCGGCGACGACAGTTGCGAGATGACTCTTTCAGAGTTTTTCTACCAACAAGTTCTGTTCGAAGGCAAGCTGGTCTTGCTGGCCGGGAAACTTGATGGTTCCCGAGCCTTCGACACCAACATGTTCGCGAACAACGAAGAAACGCAGTTCATGAACGTGGCGCTACGCAACTATCCCATGATTCCGCAGTTTATTCCTTACACGACGCTGGGGATCGGCATCGTCTTCAACCCGTTCGAATGGTGGTCCATTCGAACGGCGGTGGTCGATTCAGACGGCAGTGCCACCCGGACGGGGTTTGATACCGCCTTCCATGGTGACGCCAACACCAGCGTCATGCACGAATGGGATTTCACCGTGAAGCCTTTCGGCCAGCTTGGTCACCAGCGGGTGGCGATGATCACGAGTTGCAAGGACACCCCCACATATACGGGCGGAATGCAGAACTGCAACCTTGCGGTCTTGTACAACTTCGACCAGTACCTCTGGACCGAGTCGGAGGGCTCGGATCAGGGCGTGGGTATCTTCGGCCGGTTTGGATGGGCCGACAAGGATGTCAACCCCGTCGAGTATTTCTACAGTCTCGGCGTCAGCGCCAAAGGTCTGATTCCCACGCGGGATCGCGATACTTGCGGCCTCGGCTGGTATTTCGGCAACGCCAGCAACCAGCTCGCGCCTGCCGGGATTGTGCAGGAAAGCGGTATCGAGATGTACTATAGCATCGAGGTCTTCCCCTGGCTGCATATCAGCCCCGATTTCCAGATCATTTGCAACCCGGGTGGCGGCAACGCGGACACGGCCCTGGTGGGCGGCGTCCGATTCCAGATGGATCTGTAA
- a CDS encoding aminotransferase class V-fold PLP-dependent enzyme, which translates to MGVIGVAVARRGVWRAYLNNAASGYPKAPGVIEAVVRVLSQSPEHPGRATASAEDVLTDCRMRCAAYLGVRKASRIVLTAGATQALNMGISGLRLKRGSLVVTTVTEHNSVLRPLNHLVRTTGIRLSIVGLAEDGALDAETISKELEREPALVVFNHASNVTGRINDVSHWFSKAKAVGAVTMLDASQTAGLIPVNPDDLHADLTAFPAHKGFHGPPGIGVLYVAEGIDLEPLIVGGTGVRSDLPYQPEDMPARLEAGTPNVPAAAGFAAALDWATGLDSGARERAERVAVTLRKGLLEIPNVKVFDGKSGAQQIGVVSFVVKGWTVEEMGYVLQECYGIACRTGLHCAPLIHRAIGSDPEGTVRFSTSAFTSEEEVAVALDAVRGLAA; encoded by the coding sequence ATGGGTGTCATTGGTGTTGCGGTGGCACGAAGGGGTGTTTGGCGCGCCTATCTGAACAACGCAGCGTCCGGCTACCCCAAGGCACCAGGCGTGATCGAAGCCGTTGTTCGCGTCTTATCCCAATCGCCGGAGCACCCCGGGCGGGCGACTGCGAGTGCTGAAGACGTCTTAACCGATTGCCGCATGAGGTGTGCTGCGTACCTGGGAGTCAGAAAAGCGAGTCGAATCGTACTGACCGCGGGAGCAACACAGGCGCTGAACATGGGAATCAGCGGCCTCAGACTGAAGCGAGGCTCTCTCGTGGTGACAACGGTAACGGAGCACAATTCCGTCTTGCGTCCGCTGAACCACTTGGTCAGGACCACAGGTATTCGTTTGAGCATTGTGGGCCTTGCCGAAGATGGAGCCTTGGACGCCGAGACAATCAGCAAGGAGCTTGAGCGCGAACCGGCGTTGGTGGTGTTCAATCATGCATCAAACGTGACAGGACGCATCAACGACGTGAGCCACTGGTTTTCGAAGGCCAAGGCTGTAGGCGCCGTTACCATGCTGGATGCCTCCCAAACGGCCGGACTCATTCCGGTTAACCCGGATGACCTGCACGCGGACTTGACGGCCTTTCCGGCGCACAAAGGTTTTCATGGACCGCCGGGCATTGGTGTGTTGTACGTCGCAGAGGGAATCGACCTGGAGCCGCTGATCGTGGGTGGGACGGGTGTCAGGAGCGATTTGCCGTATCAACCGGAAGACATGCCCGCGCGGCTGGAAGCGGGTACGCCGAACGTGCCGGCAGCGGCGGGGTTTGCGGCCGCATTGGATTGGGCGACCGGCCTGGATTCCGGCGCTCGCGAACGTGCCGAGAGGGTGGCGGTCACGCTGCGAAAGGGACTGTTGGAGATTCCGAACGTGAAGGTTTTTGACGGCAAAAGCGGCGCTCAGCAGATCGGCGTTGTCTCGTTTGTTGTGAAGGGGTGGACGGTCGAGGAAATGGGTTACGTCCTACAGGAATGCTATGGCATCGCCTGTCGAACGGGGCTCCACTGTGCTCCTCTTATTCATCGGGCGATCGGCAGTGATCCAGAGGGGACGGTTCGCTTCAGCACGTCCGCATTCACGAGTGAAGAGGAGGTTGCTGTGGCGCTTGATGCGGTCAGGGGATTGGCAGCTTGA
- a CDS encoding 4-vinyl reductase, producing MPVMEETQLILDHKFDPQTCRHMVNGELMVMHCHHFITLYTQLAEDCGMLDGKKLMAEVAEDTFNEMLNKYYREHEVTDVTDRITIAEQYYSAIGLGQMKVLCAGADGGEVELVHSHVDEGWLKKWGKHETSVNYVTSGYIAGLFSAVFGQPTRHFNAVETQSIVCGAKSSRFQVVAN from the coding sequence ATGCCAGTAATGGAAGAAACACAACTGATTCTGGATCACAAGTTCGATCCGCAAACCTGCCGGCACATGGTTAACGGCGAGCTGATGGTCATGCACTGCCACCACTTCATCACGTTGTACACGCAACTGGCGGAGGACTGCGGCATGCTTGACGGCAAGAAGCTCATGGCCGAGGTCGCCGAGGACACCTTCAACGAGATGCTCAACAAATACTACCGGGAGCACGAAGTCACCGACGTGACGGACCGGATCACAATTGCCGAGCAGTACTACTCGGCGATCGGCCTTGGTCAGATGAAGGTTCTGTGCGCGGGTGCCGATGGCGGTGAGGTCGAGCTGGTCCACTCGCATGTGGACGAGGGTTGGCTCAAGAAGTGGGGCAAACACGAGACCTCGGTGAACTACGTCACGTCGGGTTACATTGCCGGCCTGTTTTCGGCCGTGTTCGGTCAGCCGACGCGGCACTTCAACGCGGTTGAGACGCAGAGCATCGTGTGTGGTGCCAAGAGTTCGCGGTTCCAGGTCGTTGCGAACTGA